One genomic region from Streptomyces sp. NBC_01304 encodes:
- the thrC gene encoding threonine synthase — MTATRTGAHQWRGIIEEYRDRLPVSETTPVVTLGEGGTPLVRAEVLSELTGCEVHLKVEGANPTGSFKDRGMTMAISKAKEAGAQAVICASTGNTSASAAAYGGKAGMVSAVLVPSGKIAMGKLGQALVHGAKILQVDGNFDDCLVLARNLSENYPVALVNSVNPVRIEGQKTAAFEIVDRLGDAPDIHVLPVGNAGNITAYWKGYKEYAADGLATHTPKMWGFQASGSAPIVRGEIVKDPSTIATAIRIGNPASWAFAEAARDESGGFIDEVTDRQILRAYKLLASREGVFVEPASAASVAGLLKATEDGRLAKGQRIVCTVTGNGLKDPDWAVAGAPQPVTVPVDAAAAAERLGLA; from the coding sequence ATGACCGCCACCCGGACCGGCGCCCATCAGTGGCGCGGGATCATCGAGGAGTACCGCGACCGTCTGCCCGTGAGCGAGACGACGCCCGTGGTCACGCTCGGCGAGGGCGGCACTCCGCTCGTACGCGCAGAGGTCCTCTCGGAGCTCACCGGCTGTGAGGTCCACCTGAAGGTCGAGGGCGCCAACCCGACCGGTTCCTTCAAGGACCGGGGCATGACCATGGCGATCTCGAAGGCCAAGGAGGCCGGCGCGCAGGCCGTCATCTGCGCCTCCACCGGCAACACCTCGGCCTCCGCGGCCGCGTACGGCGGCAAGGCCGGCATGGTCAGCGCCGTCCTGGTGCCCTCGGGCAAGATCGCGATGGGCAAGCTGGGCCAGGCCCTGGTGCACGGCGCGAAGATCCTGCAGGTCGACGGCAACTTCGACGACTGCCTGGTTTTGGCGCGAAACTTGTCCGAGAACTACCCGGTGGCGCTCGTCAACTCGGTCAACCCGGTGCGCATCGAGGGCCAGAAGACCGCCGCGTTCGAGATCGTGGACCGCCTGGGCGACGCCCCGGACATCCACGTCCTGCCGGTCGGCAACGCGGGCAACATCACCGCGTACTGGAAGGGCTACAAGGAGTACGCGGCCGACGGTCTGGCCACGCACACCCCGAAGATGTGGGGCTTCCAGGCCTCCGGCTCGGCCCCGATCGTGCGCGGCGAGATCGTCAAGGACCCCTCGACCATCGCCACCGCGATCCGCATCGGCAACCCGGCCTCCTGGGCCTTCGCCGAGGCCGCGCGGGACGAGTCGGGCGGCTTCATCGACGAGGTGACGGACCGTCAAATCCTTCGCGCCTACAAGCTGTTGGCGTCCCGCGAGGGCGTCTTCGTGGAGCCCGCCTCGGCCGCGTCGGTCGCCGGTCTCCTCAAGGCGACCGAGGACGGCAGGCTCGCCAAGGGCCAGCGGATCGTCTGCACGGTGACCGGAAACGGCCTCAAGGACCCCGACTGGGCGGTCGCGGGAGCCCCGCAGCCCGTCACGGTCCCGGTCGACGCGGCCGCCGCGGCGGAGCGTCTCGGCCTCGCCTAG
- a CDS encoding homoserine dehydrogenase has product MMRTRPLKVALLGCGVVGSEVARIMTTHADDLTARIGAPVELAGVAVRRPSKVREGIDPALITTDATALVKRGDIDVIIEVIGGIEPARTLITTAFEHGASVVSANKALLAQDGAALHKAAEDHGEDLYYEAAVAGAIPLIRPLRESLAGDKVNRVLGIVNGTTNFILDKMDSSGAGYQEALDEATALGYAEADPTADVEGFDAAAKAAILAGIAFHTRVRLDDVYREGMTEVTAADFASARRMGCTIKLLAICERASDGESVTARVHPAMIPLSHPLASVREAYNAVFVESEAAGQLMFYGPGAGGAPTASAVLGDLVAVCRNKLDGSTGPGESAYTRLPVSPMGEVVTRYHISLDVADKPGVLAQVATVFAEHGVSIDTVRQSGKDGEASLVVVTHRASDASLSGVVEALRKLDTVRGVASIMRVEGE; this is encoded by the coding sequence ATGATGCGTACGCGTCCGCTGAAGGTGGCGCTGCTGGGCTGTGGAGTCGTCGGCTCTGAGGTGGCCCGCATCATGACGACGCACGCCGACGACCTCACGGCGCGCATCGGTGCCCCGGTCGAACTGGCCGGGGTCGCCGTGCGCCGCCCCTCGAAGGTCCGCGAGGGCATCGACCCCGCGCTGATCACCACTGACGCGACCGCCCTGGTCAAACGGGGCGACATCGACGTGATCATCGAGGTCATCGGCGGCATCGAGCCCGCCCGCACCCTCATCACCACCGCCTTCGAGCACGGCGCCTCGGTCGTCTCCGCGAACAAGGCGCTGCTCGCCCAGGACGGCGCGGCCCTGCACAAGGCGGCCGAGGACCACGGCGAGGACCTGTACTACGAGGCCGCCGTCGCCGGCGCCATCCCGCTGATCCGCCCGCTGCGCGAGTCCCTCGCCGGCGACAAGGTCAACCGGGTGCTCGGCATCGTGAACGGCACCACGAACTTCATCCTCGACAAGATGGACTCGTCGGGCGCCGGCTACCAGGAGGCCCTCGACGAGGCCACCGCCCTGGGGTACGCCGAGGCCGACCCGACCGCCGACGTCGAGGGCTTCGACGCAGCCGCGAAGGCCGCGATCCTCGCCGGCATCGCCTTCCACACGCGCGTACGCCTCGACGACGTGTACCGCGAGGGCATGACCGAGGTGACCGCCGCCGACTTCGCCTCCGCGCGCCGGATGGGCTGCACCATCAAGCTGCTCGCCATCTGCGAGCGCGCCAGCGACGGCGAGTCCGTCACCGCGCGCGTGCACCCGGCGATGATCCCGCTCAGCCACCCGCTGGCCTCCGTGCGCGAGGCGTACAACGCGGTGTTCGTGGAGTCGGAGGCCGCCGGACAGCTGATGTTCTACGGTCCCGGCGCGGGCGGCGCCCCCACCGCGTCCGCCGTCCTCGGCGACCTGGTGGCCGTCTGCCGCAACAAGCTCGACGGGTCCACCGGACCCGGCGAATCGGCGTACACCCGCCTCCCCGTGAGCCCCATGGGCGAGGTCGTCACGCGCTACCACATCAGCCTCGACGTGGCCGACAAGCCGGGCGTGCTCGCCCAGGTGGCGACGGTCTTCGCCGAGCACGGCGTATCGATCGATACGGTCCGTCAGTCGGGGAAGGACGGCGAGGCCTCCCTCGTCGTCGTCACCCACCGCGCGTCCGACGCGTCCCTGTCCGGGGTCGTGGAGGCGCTGCGCAAGCTCGACACCGTGCGGGGTGTCGCCAGCATCATGCGTGTTGAAGGGGAGTAA
- the lysA gene encoding diaminopimelate decarboxylase: MSRSAHPAGPRHADVLPEGHYSAPPADLNTLDEKVWSRTVSRSAEGIATVGGIEVTRLAEEFGTPAYFMDEADFRARCKAWRDAFGTDADVFYAGKAFLSRAIVKWLYEEGLNLDVCSGGELATALSAGMPAERIAFHGNNKSEEEIERAVSVGVGRIVLDSFQEIVRVAHIADRLGKRQPVQIRVTVGVEAHTHEFIATAHEDQKFGIALAGGQAAEAVRRALKLDGLELIGIHSHIGSQIFDMAGFEVSARRVVQLLAEVRDEHGVELPEIDLGGGLGIAYTSDDDPREPHEIAKALGEIVTRECESAGLSTPRISVEPGRAIVGPTAFTLYRVGTVKPLEGLRTYVSVDGGMSDNIRTALYDAEYSVALVSRTSDAEPMLVRVVGKHCESGDIVVKDAFLPSDLAPGDLIAVPATGAYCRSMASNYNHALRPPVVAVNDGAARVIVRRETEEDLLRLDVG; the protein is encoded by the coding sequence ATGAGCCGTTCCGCACACCCCGCCGGGCCCCGGCACGCCGATGTCCTGCCCGAGGGGCACTACTCCGCGCCGCCCGCCGACCTCAACACCCTCGACGAGAAGGTCTGGTCGCGCACCGTCAGCCGCAGCGCCGAAGGCATCGCCACCGTCGGCGGCATCGAAGTGACGCGCCTCGCCGAGGAGTTCGGCACCCCCGCGTACTTCATGGACGAGGCCGACTTCCGCGCCCGCTGCAAGGCCTGGCGCGACGCGTTCGGTACCGACGCGGACGTCTTCTACGCGGGCAAGGCGTTCCTCTCCCGCGCCATCGTGAAGTGGCTGTACGAGGAGGGCCTGAACCTCGACGTCTGCTCCGGCGGAGAGCTCGCCACCGCGCTCAGCGCCGGCATGCCCGCCGAGCGCATCGCCTTCCACGGCAACAACAAGTCCGAGGAAGAGATCGAGCGCGCCGTGAGCGTCGGCGTCGGGCGGATCGTCCTCGACTCCTTCCAGGAGATCGTCCGCGTCGCCCACATCGCCGACCGGCTCGGCAAGCGCCAGCCCGTGCAGATCCGCGTGACGGTCGGCGTCGAGGCGCACACCCACGAGTTCATCGCGACCGCGCACGAGGACCAGAAGTTCGGCATCGCGCTCGCGGGCGGCCAGGCCGCGGAGGCCGTACGCCGCGCCCTCAAGCTCGACGGCCTCGAACTCATCGGCATCCACAGCCACATCGGCTCCCAGATCTTCGACATGGCCGGCTTCGAGGTCTCCGCCCGCCGCGTCGTCCAGCTCCTCGCCGAGGTCCGCGACGAGCACGGCGTCGAGCTGCCCGAGATCGACCTCGGCGGCGGCCTCGGCATCGCGTACACCAGCGACGACGACCCGCGCGAGCCGCACGAGATCGCCAAGGCGCTCGGCGAGATCGTGACGAGGGAGTGCGAGTCGGCGGGGCTCAGCACCCCGCGCATCTCGGTCGAGCCGGGCCGCGCCATCGTCGGCCCGACCGCCTTCACGCTCTACCGCGTCGGTACGGTCAAGCCGCTCGAAGGACTGCGGACGTACGTCTCCGTCGACGGCGGCATGTCCGACAACATCCGTACCGCGCTCTACGACGCCGAGTACTCGGTCGCCCTCGTCTCGCGCACCTCGGACGCCGAGCCGATGCTCGTCCGCGTCGTCGGCAAGCACTGCGAGAGCGGCGACATCGTGGTCAAGGACGCCTTCCTGCCGAGCGACCTGGCGCCGGGCGACCTGATCGCGGTGCCCGCGACGGGTGCGTACTGCCGCTCCATGGCCAGCAACTACAACCATGCTCTTCGCCCGCCCGTCGTAGCCGTCAACGACGGTGCGGCCCGGGTGATCGTCCGGCGCGAGACGGAGGAAGATCTCCTGCGTCTCGATGTCGGGTAA
- the nrtL gene encoding ArgS-related anticodon-binding protein NrtL, whose translation MTPADLSRTVLRAVRHAVAEGELSVPVPERIVVERPRPGGSGDYATNVALQLAGPAGSTPREVARLLTAALVREPGIAAVEITGPGFLSITLEGDQQVSLVRDVLSRGESYGHTESLASERIELRIPDETRARLVAEAVARIAATQGATTEITHAEPANLRPVPADIEGLGPDATRWALLHPAPHDHPRLTKDHLVQRETNPLFRVRYAHARTRALGRNAADLGFAATPGDVGDVQEAANLLAALADHPRVLEAAARHRAPDRLARHLVATADAFLAFQGAVLPLGDEKPEAAHRARLALAEAAGTVLAGGLSLLGITAPDYL comes from the coding sequence GTGACCCCCGCCGATCTCTCCCGTACCGTGCTGCGCGCCGTGCGCCACGCTGTCGCGGAGGGCGAGCTGAGCGTGCCGGTCCCGGAACGGATCGTGGTCGAACGCCCCCGCCCGGGCGGTTCCGGCGACTACGCCACGAATGTGGCCCTGCAGCTGGCCGGTCCGGCCGGAAGCACACCCCGCGAGGTCGCCCGGCTGCTCACCGCCGCACTCGTACGCGAGCCGGGCATCGCAGCAGTCGAGATCACCGGCCCCGGTTTCCTCAGCATCACGTTGGAAGGCGACCAGCAGGTCTCGCTCGTACGCGACGTACTGAGCCGGGGCGAGTCGTACGGCCACACCGAGTCCCTTGCCTCTGAGCGCATCGAGCTGCGCATCCCGGACGAGACCCGGGCCCGGCTCGTCGCCGAGGCCGTCGCCCGCATCGCCGCCACTCAGGGTGCCACCACGGAGATCACCCACGCCGAGCCGGCGAATCTCCGCCCGGTCCCCGCGGACATCGAGGGCCTCGGCCCGGACGCCACCCGCTGGGCCCTGCTCCACCCCGCACCCCACGACCACCCCCGCCTCACCAAGGACCACCTGGTCCAGCGCGAGACCAACCCCCTCTTCCGCGTCCGCTACGCCCACGCCCGCACCCGGGCCCTCGGCCGCAACGCCGCCGACCTGGGCTTCGCCGCCACCCCCGGCGACGTAGGAGACGTACAAGAAGCAGCGAACCTGCTGGCCGCACTCGCCGACCACCCCCGCGTCCTAGAGGCCGCCGCCCGCCACCGCGCTCCCGACCGCCTCGCCCGCCACCTGGTCGCCACCGCCGACGCCTTCCTCGCCTTCCAGGGCGCCGTCCTCCCGCTCGGCGACGAGAAACCCGAGGCCGCCCACCGCGCCCGGCTCGCGCTCGCCGAAGCCGCCGGGACGGTGCTCGCAGGCGGCCTGTCCCTGCTCGGCATCACCGCCCCTGACTACCTGTGA
- a CDS encoding response regulator, which translates to MSPGPAGSRTPRGAEVGKTRTRRCARTYSRVVPGASGRVLVVDDNKVIRQLIRVNLELEGFEVVTAADGVECLEVIHQVSPDVVTLDVVMPRLDGLRTAARLRSDPRTRHLPLVIVSACTQYEVESGLDVGVDAFLAKPFEPAELVRIVAQLRERGRTPGLGGEQPTGHTERAGRTGG; encoded by the coding sequence ATGAGCCCGGGCCCGGCCGGATCGCGTACCCCGCGGGGGGCGGAAGTGGGGAAAACCCGGACGCGACGGTGTGCGCGGACCTACTCTCGAGTTGTGCCAGGGGCGTCCGGCCGGGTGCTTGTTGTGGACGACAACAAGGTCATCCGGCAGCTGATCAGGGTCAACCTCGAGCTGGAGGGCTTCGAGGTCGTGACCGCGGCTGATGGTGTCGAGTGTCTGGAAGTCATCCATCAGGTCAGCCCCGATGTCGTCACCCTCGACGTGGTCATGCCCCGCCTCGACGGCCTGCGCACCGCCGCGCGCCTGCGCTCCGACCCGCGCACCCGGCACCTGCCGCTGGTGATCGTCAGTGCCTGTACGCAGTACGAGGTGGAGAGCGGCCTGGACGTCGGCGTGGACGCCTTCCTCGCCAAGCCCTTCGAGCCGGCCGAACTGGTCCGGATCGTCGCCCAGTTGAGGGAGCGCGGCCGCACCCCGGGCCTCGGCGGCGAGCAGCCGACGGGCCACACCGAGCGAGCGGGCCGCACCGGAGGCTAG
- a CDS encoding nuclear transport factor 2 family protein produces MTNLPASRTALLRQMYEAFNAQDLDALIPAALAPDVNWPNLLDHTRAHGHEEVRAYWARQFAVTHPLVRLEALRPDPDGHRIIATVLPGLRDESGDHWSESPVEHVYTFGDDGKVRRMDVRTP; encoded by the coding sequence ATGACGAACCTGCCGGCGTCCCGGACCGCCCTGTTGCGGCAGATGTACGAGGCCTTCAACGCCCAGGACCTGGACGCCCTGATCCCCGCCGCCCTCGCCCCCGACGTGAACTGGCCCAACCTCCTCGACCACACCCGCGCCCACGGCCACGAGGAGGTCCGGGCCTACTGGGCCCGCCAGTTCGCCGTCACGCACCCCCTCGTACGCCTGGAAGCCCTGCGCCCCGACCCCGACGGGCACCGCATCATCGCCACGGTCCTCCCGGGCCTGCGAGACGAGTCGGGCGACCACTGGTCCGAGTCGCCCGTCGAACACGTCTACACCTTCGGCGACGACGGCAAGGTGCGCCGAATGGACGTCCGCACCCCCTGA